The Achromobacter deleyi genome has a window encoding:
- a CDS encoding cold-shock protein has protein sequence METGIVKWFNDAKGFGFIMPENGGKDLFAHFSEIVSDGHKVLLENQRVSYVTAQGAKGPHATQIRAL, from the coding sequence ATGGAAACCGGAATTGTTAAGTGGTTCAACGATGCCAAGGGCTTTGGCTTCATCATGCCCGAGAATGGCGGCAAGGATTTGTTCGCGCACTTCTCAGAAATCGTCAGCGACGGCCACAAAGTGCTCCTTGAAAATCAGCGCGTCAGCTACGTGACCGCTCAAGGCGCCAAGGGCCCGCATGCAACACAGA
- a CDS encoding RcnB family protein, whose product MKKQFISTLLVAVLAAGSGLAQAQPDRGPGGPGASGQDRGPGNGQGKGPGNGHNSPPGKGQSSGHGQGPSQQRGPDHDRGHAQGRPDPSPARWNKGERVPQPYRGPQYVVNDWRGYHLKQPPRGYQWIGVGADYFLVGVATGIVMESVFGR is encoded by the coding sequence GTGAAAAAACAGTTCATCTCCACCCTCTTGGTCGCAGTGCTTGCCGCGGGCAGCGGCTTGGCGCAGGCTCAACCCGATCGTGGCCCCGGCGGCCCCGGCGCTTCCGGGCAGGATCGCGGTCCGGGCAACGGGCAAGGCAAGGGGCCGGGCAATGGGCACAACAGCCCGCCGGGCAAGGGGCAGAGTTCAGGCCACGGGCAGGGTCCAAGCCAGCAGCGCGGACCGGACCATGATCGCGGCCACGCTCAGGGCCGGCCCGATCCCTCGCCGGCGCGCTGGAACAAGGGCGAACGCGTGCCGCAGCCGTATCGCGGCCCGCAATATGTGGTCAATGATTGGCGCGGCTATCACCTGAAGCAGCCGCCGCGCGGCTACCAATGGATCGGCGTGGGCGCGGACTACTTCCTGGTCGGCGTGGCGACTGGCATCGTCATGGAATCGGTGTTTGGCCGCTGA
- a CDS encoding LysR family transcriptional regulator, giving the protein MLNTALRYFLEVVDSGSLTVAAQKLHVAPSAVSRMVRKLEEEHQTLLFDRHARGMVLTEAGQLLKAYARRASLEAERARAEIRDLSQIGQKLIRISANQAFGRELLPRVIGEFRAIEPSLRFELNILQSSEINRRVREGEDDIGMSYNLSPPQGVHVQYARRMPVIAVMAPDHPLAGRKTLSMRDIGNHPVALMGPGSTIRFIIDLCCMHEKIELNVAMTCNNQGAIETSCLRWGAISFSGDLTVMTSTERGELIKIPMSNAELHQRNMHIQTMAGRQLPSSVTRFVESLGAHIDAAYADPAWMAARLDTAR; this is encoded by the coding sequence ATGCTCAACACTGCCCTGCGCTATTTCCTGGAAGTCGTGGACTCGGGCTCGCTCACCGTTGCCGCGCAGAAGCTGCACGTGGCGCCGTCGGCGGTCAGCCGGATGGTTCGCAAGCTGGAGGAAGAACACCAGACGCTGCTGTTCGACCGCCACGCGCGCGGCATGGTCCTGACCGAAGCCGGCCAGCTGCTCAAGGCCTATGCGCGCCGGGCCTCGCTGGAGGCCGAACGCGCCCGCGCCGAGATCCGCGACCTGAGCCAGATCGGCCAGAAGCTCATCCGCATTTCGGCCAACCAGGCCTTCGGCCGCGAGCTGCTGCCACGTGTCATCGGTGAATTCCGCGCCATCGAGCCCTCGTTGCGCTTCGAGCTGAACATCCTGCAGTCCTCGGAGATCAACCGGCGCGTGCGCGAAGGCGAGGACGACATCGGCATGAGCTACAACCTGTCTCCGCCCCAGGGCGTGCACGTGCAGTATGCGCGCCGCATGCCGGTCATTGCGGTCATGGCGCCGGACCATCCGCTGGCCGGCCGCAAGACGCTGTCGATGCGCGATATCGGCAACCACCCCGTCGCGCTGATGGGCCCGGGCAGCACCATCCGCTTCATCATCGACCTGTGCTGCATGCACGAGAAGATCGAACTCAACGTGGCCATGACCTGCAACAACCAGGGTGCGATCGAGACCAGTTGCCTGCGCTGGGGCGCGATCAGCTTTTCCGGCGACCTCACGGTCATGACCTCGACCGAACGCGGGGAATTGATAAAGATCCCCATGTCCAACGCCGAGCTGCACCAGCGCAACATGCATATCCAGACGATGGCGGGCCGCCAGCTGCCGTCCAGCGTCACCCGCTTCGTGGAATCGCTGGGCGCGCACATCGATGCCGCCTACGCCGATCCTGCCTGGATGGCTGCCCGGCTGGACACCGCCCGCTAG
- a CDS encoding M81 family metallopeptidase, with protein sequence MSSKAPKVAILGFHLESNAFCPLSVEADFQAQCWEEGEAISELARGPSRLPSEVAGFYDRMNQLGSWTPAPLIVIGAPPGGPASAGVWITFLTEVEQRLRAALPVDAVYVANHGASSAEGENDTEGVLMRVLRGIVGPDVPVVATHDLHCNVSAPTVEALDGLIAYRTNPHVDQRERAAEAADMIHEILDGTRMVTAYVRLPLTPPSVTLSTASGPYADLVALGASLTQKRGTGPIANVAVCAGFVFSDLPKCGVTITVTARGDLQAARRTAMQVARAGWADRGRYIAHTVAVERAVELARDAAQPLLFADVADNPGGGGRGNTTWLLRAFDQARIPGVVLGVFVDPALAAQAGELGVGSEFDAVFNRVESEYSQRYTTRARVLKLTDGEGMGRRGILRGRKFSMGATCLLELVDSGIKVVVGSLRRQLAEPAMLEMHGIDIAQAGHLIVKSRGHYRAGFDEFFPDERIHDVDSPGLTTPNLKQIDFKRLPRPVWPLDDVAAWREPEWAADLED encoded by the coding sequence ATGAGCAGCAAGGCTCCGAAGGTCGCCATTCTGGGCTTTCACCTGGAATCCAATGCGTTTTGCCCGCTGTCGGTCGAAGCCGATTTCCAGGCGCAATGTTGGGAGGAGGGCGAGGCCATCTCCGAGCTGGCGCGCGGCCCCAGCCGCCTGCCCAGCGAGGTGGCGGGGTTCTACGACCGCATGAACCAGCTGGGAAGCTGGACGCCGGCGCCGCTGATCGTGATCGGCGCGCCGCCGGGCGGCCCGGCCAGCGCCGGCGTCTGGATCACGTTCCTGACCGAGGTTGAACAGCGCCTGCGCGCCGCCTTGCCCGTGGACGCGGTGTACGTGGCCAACCATGGCGCCTCGTCCGCGGAAGGCGAGAACGACACCGAAGGCGTGCTGATGCGCGTGCTGCGCGGCATCGTCGGCCCGGACGTCCCCGTCGTGGCCACGCACGATCTGCATTGCAATGTCTCGGCGCCGACCGTGGAGGCGCTGGATGGCCTGATCGCGTATCGCACCAATCCGCACGTCGACCAGCGCGAGCGGGCGGCCGAGGCCGCCGACATGATCCATGAGATCCTGGACGGCACACGCATGGTCACGGCCTACGTGCGCCTGCCCCTGACGCCGCCTTCCGTGACGCTGTCGACCGCCAGCGGACCGTACGCCGATCTGGTGGCGCTGGGCGCATCGCTGACGCAAAAGCGCGGCACGGGGCCGATCGCCAACGTGGCGGTGTGTGCGGGATTCGTGTTTTCCGATCTGCCGAAATGCGGCGTGACCATCACGGTGACCGCACGCGGCGACCTGCAGGCGGCGCGCCGCACGGCCATGCAGGTGGCGCGCGCGGGCTGGGCCGACCGGGGGCGCTATATCGCCCATACCGTCGCCGTGGAGCGCGCGGTGGAGCTGGCCCGCGACGCCGCGCAGCCCTTGCTGTTCGCGGATGTGGCCGACAATCCGGGTGGCGGCGGACGGGGCAATACCACCTGGCTGCTGCGCGCGTTCGACCAGGCGCGCATCCCGGGCGTGGTGCTTGGGGTATTCGTCGATCCCGCCCTGGCGGCGCAGGCCGGGGAACTGGGCGTCGGGTCGGAATTCGACGCTGTATTCAATCGGGTCGAGAGCGAGTATTCGCAGCGCTACACGACGCGGGCGCGGGTGCTGAAGCTGACGGACGGCGAGGGCATGGGCCGGCGCGGCATCCTGCGGGGCCGCAAGTTCTCAATGGGCGCGACCTGCCTGCTGGAACTGGTGGATTCGGGCATCAAGGTGGTGGTGGGCAGCCTGCGCCGGCAACTGGCCGAGCCCGCCATGCTGGAGATGCATGGCATCGACATCGCGCAAGCCGGGCATCTGATCGTCAAGAGCCGTGGCCACTATCGGGCGGGCTTCGACGAGTTCTTCCCGGACGAGCGCATCCACGACGTGGACAGTCCGGGGCTGACCACGCCGAACCTGAAGCAGATCGACTTCAAGCGGCTGCCCCGGCCGGTTTGGCCGCTGGACGACGTTGCCGCCTGGCGCGAACCGGAATGGGCGGCGGATCTGGAGGACTAA